The Flavobacterium praedii genome window below encodes:
- a CDS encoding PorP/SprF family type IX secretion system membrane protein, whose translation MKKILISIFLLTVTASYSQELNVPVATQYLADNPYVVSPTYAGIGDNFRINLNGYQQWVGVEDAPRSQALYADFRVLDQSGVGLTLYNDSNGNTKQAGGKLTFAHHIILDYYSKQYLSFGLSYIYNSFRIEVPDLATVPNDPGITDNRSTTNNNFEIGFLYRNKGFYVSATATNILQKNIDFTTTKLEPNLLTNYQLYGGYVLDLGNRDELEPSAFYQLFQSDGRSNTDLNLKYRKFNRYEDYYWIGATYRFLNDQIGRPLGIGPMVGFTKGYFSMGYSYQVTLNNDLVSRNSGTHSLTIGFRFLQGVSNCPCTQSPVHD comes from the coding sequence ATGAAAAAAATCTTAATCAGTATTTTCCTTTTGACTGTAACAGCCAGTTACAGTCAGGAGTTGAATGTTCCTGTAGCTACTCAATATTTAGCTGATAATCCTTATGTGGTTTCGCCTACTTATGCTGGAATTGGGGATAATTTTAGAATAAACCTCAATGGTTACCAACAATGGGTTGGTGTTGAAGACGCCCCTCGAAGTCAAGCACTTTATGCCGATTTTAGAGTGTTGGATCAGTCGGGAGTGGGATTGACTTTGTATAATGATTCCAATGGAAATACTAAACAAGCTGGGGGCAAATTAACTTTTGCGCATCACATAATTTTGGACTATTATTCCAAGCAATATCTATCCTTTGGACTTTCGTATATTTATAATTCATTTCGTATTGAAGTCCCTGATTTAGCTACTGTTCCTAACGATCCAGGAATTACGGATAACCGTTCTACTACGAATAATAACTTTGAAATTGGGTTTTTATATCGTAACAAAGGATTCTATGTTAGTGCAACGGCTACTAATATTTTGCAAAAAAATATCGATTTTACAACGACTAAACTGGAACCTAATTTGCTTACCAATTATCAATTGTATGGTGGTTATGTGCTTGATTTAGGGAATAGAGACGAATTAGAACCTTCTGCTTTTTATCAATTATTTCAAAGTGATGGCCGTTCCAATACCGATTTAAATTTAAAATACCGAAAATTCAATAGGTATGAAGATTATTATTGGATAGGAGCTACTTATCGTTTTTTGAATGATCAAATAGGTCGTCCACTTGGTATAGGTCCAATGGTTGGATTTACAAAAGGATATTTCTCAATGGGTTATTCATACCAAGTAACATTAAACAACGATTTGGTATCTCGTAATTCGGGTACCCATTCTTTGACTATCGGGTTTCGATTTTTGCAAGGGGTTAGTAATTGCCCTTGTACACAAAGTCCTGTCCACGATTAG